The following coding sequences lie in one Musa acuminata AAA Group cultivar baxijiao chromosome BXJ3-1, Cavendish_Baxijiao_AAA, whole genome shotgun sequence genomic window:
- the LOC135586898 gene encoding omega-amidase, chloroplastic-like: MRGAFTIRPSSAPLLTAGQPLLRLSRGTINRPIPATRPPPCLRLTTARAVGSAFQPDEATVPAPLPLPVPPVSKFKIALCQLSVTPEKERNIARARKAIEEAAGRGAQLVLLPEIWNSPFSNDNFPVYAEDIEGVGDAAPSFSMLSEAARSLQITIIGGSIPERSGDRLYNTCCVFGTDGKLLGKHRKIHLFDIDIPGEITFKESNTLTAGKHATIVDTDVGRIGIGICHDIRFPELAMLYAARGAHLLCYPGAFNISTGSLLWELMQRARAADNQLFVATCSPARDTSACYIAWGHSTLVGPFGEVIAMAGHEEAIIVEEVDYSLIELRRSSIPLNQQRRGDLYRLVDVHRLNSHGL; this comes from the exons ATGAGAGGTGCGTTCACCATCCGTCCATCCTCCGCCCCCCTGCTCACCGCCGGTCAACCCCTCCTCCGCCTTTCCCGTGGCACTATCAATCGGCCTATTCCGGCGACCAGGCCACCGCCTTGTCTCCGACTGACCACTGCCCGTGCCGTAGGCTCCGCCTTCCAGCCCGATGAGGCCACGGTTCCTGCCCCCCTCCCGCTCCCTGTTCCGCCTGTCTCGAAG TTTAAGATCGCTCTATGCCAGTTGTCTGTGACGCCGGAAAAGGAGAGGAACATCGCCCGTGCTCGCAAAGCCATAGAGGAGGCCGCCGGTAGGGGGGCGCAGCTTGTTCTTTTGCCG GAAATATGGAATAGTCCGTTTTCAAATGATAACTTTCCAGTTTATGCCGAGGATATCGAAGGTGTTGGTGATGCAGCTCCATCATTTTCGATGCTGTCTGAAGCTGCTCGCAGCCTGCAGATTACTATTATTGGTGGATCGATTCCAGAACGTTCTGGTGATCGTCTGTACAATACGTGCTGTGTTTTTGGCACAGATGGAAAGCTCCTGGGTAAACACAGAAAG ATACATCTTTTTGACATCGATATTCCTGGAGAGATTACATTCAAGGAATCAAACACACTTACAGCTGGGAAACATGCTACTATAGTGGACACAG ATGTAGGGCGCATTGGTATAGGTATTTGCCATGACATTCGCTTCCCGGAGCTAGCAATGTTATATGCAGCAAGAG GTGCTCATTTGCTATGCTATCCTGGGGCATTTAACATTTCCACTGGCTCCTTACTCTGGGAGTTGATGCAAAGGGCAAG GGCTGCTGATAATCAG TTATTTGTGGCTACCTGTTCCCCTGCTCGAGACACTAGTGCTTGTTACATTGCCTGGGGTCATTCCACACTTGTTGGACCT TTTGGAGAAGTGATAGCAATGGCAGGTCATGAGGAGGCAATCATTGTAGAAGAGGTCGACTATTCATTAATTGAACTCAGAAG GTCAAGCATCCCATTGAACCAGCAACGGCGTGGTGATTTGTATCGGTTAGTGGATGTTCACAGGCTGAACTCTCACGGTCTGTAA
- the LOC103987630 gene encoding uncharacterized protein LOC103987630 isoform X4, whose protein sequence is MVDERSRDWEYKMSFMAATEAEEEAGAAAAEIHLPAEVDWEMLDKWRFFVMGAALFSGVSATLYPAVVLKTRLQVAQPPSPCLRTAANILRHEGLRGFYRGFATSLAGTIPARALYMGALEATKSAVGAATLRLGVPETAASVAASAAAGLSAAVAAQVVWTPIDVVSQRLMVQGSAAAAAKYRGGVDAFKKILYSDGIRGLYRGFGMSILTYAPSNAVWWASYSLSQRLIWGFIGYHMGGGGELKPGHGTVVAVQGVSAAVAGGTSAVVTMPLDTIKTRMQVLDDGGDRMTIGRTVRSLIKEGGWRACYRGLGPRWASTSLSATTMITTYEFLKRLSAKDGSFPA, encoded by the exons ATGGTGGACGAGAGGTCCAGGGATTGGGAGTATAAGATGAGCTTTATGGCAGCGACGGAAGCGGAGGAGGAAGCGGGTGCGGCAGCCGCGGAGATCCACTTGCCGGCGGAGGTGGACTGGGAGATGCTCGACAAGTGGCGGTTTTTCGTCATGGGCGCTGCCCTCTTCTCTGGTGTGTCCGCCACCCTGTACCCGGCGGTGGTCCTCAAGACGCGGCTCCAGGTCGCGCAGCCGCCGTCGCCGTGCCTCCGCACCGCGGCGAACATACTCCGCCACGAGGGCCTCCGGGGGTTCTACCGCGGCTTTGCTACCTCGCTCGCCGGTACCATCCCCGCGCGGGCCCTCTACATGGGTGCGCTCGAAGCCACGAAGAGCGCCGTCGGTGCTGCCACCCTCCGCCTCGGCGTGCCCGAGACCGCCGCCTCGGttgccgcctccgccgccgccgggcTCAGCGCGGCTGTCGCCGCACAGGTCGTCTGGACCCCCATCGACGTGGTCAGCCAACGCCTCATGGTGCAGGGTTCCGCCGCAGCCGCTGCCAAGTACCGCGGCGGGGTCGACGCCTTCAAGAAGATCCTCTACTCCGACGGCATCCGCGGCCTCTACCGAGGGTTCGGGATGTCGATCCTCACCTATGCGCCATCCAATGCAGTGTGGTGGGCGTCCTACTCCCTCTCTCAGAGGCTAATCTGGGGCTTCATCGGCTACCACATGGGCGGCGGCGGTGAATTAAAGCCGGGACACGGGACAGTGGTGGCGGTGCAGGGCGTGAGCGCGGCGGTGGCGGGGGGAACGTCGGCGGTCGTGACGATGCCGCTGGACACGATCAAGACGAGGATGCAGGTGTTGGACGACGGCGGCGATCGGATGACGATCGGCAGAACAGTGAGGAGCCTCATAAAGGAAGGGGGTTGGCGGGCGTGCTACCGAGGGCTGGGGCCAAGGTGGGCTTCAACATCACTGTCCGCCACCACCATGATCACCACCTACGAGTTCTTGAAGAGGCTTTCAGCCAAAGACGGCTCTTTTCCAG CCTAA
- the LOC103987630 gene encoding uncharacterized protein LOC103987630 isoform X2 — MVDERSRDWEYKMSFMAATEAEEEAGAAAAEIHLPAEVDWEMLDKWRFFVMGAALFSGVSATLYPAVVLKTRLQVAQPPSPCLRTAANILRHEGLRGFYRGFATSLAGTIPARALYMGALEATKSAVGAATLRLGVPETAASVAASAAAGLSAAVAAQVVWTPIDVVSQRLMVQGSAAAAAKYRGGVDAFKKILYSDGIRGLYRGFGMSILTYAPSNAVWWASYSLSQRLIWGFIGYHMGGGGELKPGHGTVVAVQGVSAAVAGGTSAVVTMPLDTIKTRMQVLDDGGDRMTIGRTVRSLIKEGGWRACYRGLGPRWASTSLSATTMITTYEFLKRLSAKDGSFPGSCDSRRGK, encoded by the exons ATGGTGGACGAGAGGTCCAGGGATTGGGAGTATAAGATGAGCTTTATGGCAGCGACGGAAGCGGAGGAGGAAGCGGGTGCGGCAGCCGCGGAGATCCACTTGCCGGCGGAGGTGGACTGGGAGATGCTCGACAAGTGGCGGTTTTTCGTCATGGGCGCTGCCCTCTTCTCTGGTGTGTCCGCCACCCTGTACCCGGCGGTGGTCCTCAAGACGCGGCTCCAGGTCGCGCAGCCGCCGTCGCCGTGCCTCCGCACCGCGGCGAACATACTCCGCCACGAGGGCCTCCGGGGGTTCTACCGCGGCTTTGCTACCTCGCTCGCCGGTACCATCCCCGCGCGGGCCCTCTACATGGGTGCGCTCGAAGCCACGAAGAGCGCCGTCGGTGCTGCCACCCTCCGCCTCGGCGTGCCCGAGACCGCCGCCTCGGttgccgcctccgccgccgccgggcTCAGCGCGGCTGTCGCCGCACAGGTCGTCTGGACCCCCATCGACGTGGTCAGCCAACGCCTCATGGTGCAGGGTTCCGCCGCAGCCGCTGCCAAGTACCGCGGCGGGGTCGACGCCTTCAAGAAGATCCTCTACTCCGACGGCATCCGCGGCCTCTACCGAGGGTTCGGGATGTCGATCCTCACCTATGCGCCATCCAATGCAGTGTGGTGGGCGTCCTACTCCCTCTCTCAGAGGCTAATCTGGGGCTTCATCGGCTACCACATGGGCGGCGGCGGTGAATTAAAGCCGGGACACGGGACAGTGGTGGCGGTGCAGGGCGTGAGCGCGGCGGTGGCGGGGGGAACGTCGGCGGTCGTGACGATGCCGCTGGACACGATCAAGACGAGGATGCAGGTGTTGGACGACGGCGGCGATCGGATGACGATCGGCAGAACAGTGAGGAGCCTCATAAAGGAAGGGGGTTGGCGGGCGTGCTACCGAGGGCTGGGGCCAAGGTGGGCTTCAACATCACTGTCCGCCACCACCATGATCACCACCTACGAGTTCTTGAAGAGGCTTTCAGCCAAAGACGGCTCTTTTCCAG GATCTTGCGACAGTCGCAGGGGAAAATAA
- the LOC103987630 gene encoding uncharacterized protein LOC103987630 isoform X1, translating into MVDERSRDWEYKMSFMAATEAEEEAGAAAAEIHLPAEVDWEMLDKWRFFVMGAALFSGVSATLYPAVVLKTRLQVAQPPSPCLRTAANILRHEGLRGFYRGFATSLAGTIPARALYMGALEATKSAVGAATLRLGVPETAASVAASAAAGLSAAVAAQVVWTPIDVVSQRLMVQGSAAAAAKYRGGVDAFKKILYSDGIRGLYRGFGMSILTYAPSNAVWWASYSLSQRLIWGFIGYHMGGGGELKPGHGTVVAVQGVSAAVAGGTSAVVTMPLDTIKTRMQVLDDGGDRMTIGRTVRSLIKEGGWRACYRGLGPRWASTSLSATTMITTYEFLKRLSAKDGSFPGREGVELGATAESSPDPI; encoded by the exons ATGGTGGACGAGAGGTCCAGGGATTGGGAGTATAAGATGAGCTTTATGGCAGCGACGGAAGCGGAGGAGGAAGCGGGTGCGGCAGCCGCGGAGATCCACTTGCCGGCGGAGGTGGACTGGGAGATGCTCGACAAGTGGCGGTTTTTCGTCATGGGCGCTGCCCTCTTCTCTGGTGTGTCCGCCACCCTGTACCCGGCGGTGGTCCTCAAGACGCGGCTCCAGGTCGCGCAGCCGCCGTCGCCGTGCCTCCGCACCGCGGCGAACATACTCCGCCACGAGGGCCTCCGGGGGTTCTACCGCGGCTTTGCTACCTCGCTCGCCGGTACCATCCCCGCGCGGGCCCTCTACATGGGTGCGCTCGAAGCCACGAAGAGCGCCGTCGGTGCTGCCACCCTCCGCCTCGGCGTGCCCGAGACCGCCGCCTCGGttgccgcctccgccgccgccgggcTCAGCGCGGCTGTCGCCGCACAGGTCGTCTGGACCCCCATCGACGTGGTCAGCCAACGCCTCATGGTGCAGGGTTCCGCCGCAGCCGCTGCCAAGTACCGCGGCGGGGTCGACGCCTTCAAGAAGATCCTCTACTCCGACGGCATCCGCGGCCTCTACCGAGGGTTCGGGATGTCGATCCTCACCTATGCGCCATCCAATGCAGTGTGGTGGGCGTCCTACTCCCTCTCTCAGAGGCTAATCTGGGGCTTCATCGGCTACCACATGGGCGGCGGCGGTGAATTAAAGCCGGGACACGGGACAGTGGTGGCGGTGCAGGGCGTGAGCGCGGCGGTGGCGGGGGGAACGTCGGCGGTCGTGACGATGCCGCTGGACACGATCAAGACGAGGATGCAGGTGTTGGACGACGGCGGCGATCGGATGACGATCGGCAGAACAGTGAGGAGCCTCATAAAGGAAGGGGGTTGGCGGGCGTGCTACCGAGGGCTGGGGCCAAGGTGGGCTTCAACATCACTGTCCGCCACCACCATGATCACCACCTACGAGTTCTTGAAGAGGCTTTCAGCCAAAGACGGCTCTTTTCCAG GAAGGGAAGGAGTTGAATTAGGTGCCACTGCTGAATCATCTCCTGATCCAATATAA
- the LOC103987630 gene encoding uncharacterized protein LOC103987630 isoform X3 — protein sequence MVDERSRDWEYKMSFMAATEAEEEAGAAAAEIHLPAEVDWEMLDKWRFFVMGAALFSGVSATLYPAVVLKTRLQVAQPPSPCLRTAANILRHEGLRGFYRGFATSLAGTIPARALYMGALEATKSAVGAATLRLGVPETAASVAASAAAGLSAAVAAQVVWTPIDVVSQRLMVQGSAAAAAKYRGGVDAFKKILYSDGIRGLYRGFGMSILTYAPSNAVWWASYSLSQRLIWGFIGYHMGGGGELKPGHGTVVAVQGVSAAVAGGTSAVVTMPLDTIKTRMQVLDDGGDRMTIGRTVRSLIKEGGWRACYRGLGPRWASTSLSATTMITTYEFLKRLSAKDGSFPGKELN from the exons ATGGTGGACGAGAGGTCCAGGGATTGGGAGTATAAGATGAGCTTTATGGCAGCGACGGAAGCGGAGGAGGAAGCGGGTGCGGCAGCCGCGGAGATCCACTTGCCGGCGGAGGTGGACTGGGAGATGCTCGACAAGTGGCGGTTTTTCGTCATGGGCGCTGCCCTCTTCTCTGGTGTGTCCGCCACCCTGTACCCGGCGGTGGTCCTCAAGACGCGGCTCCAGGTCGCGCAGCCGCCGTCGCCGTGCCTCCGCACCGCGGCGAACATACTCCGCCACGAGGGCCTCCGGGGGTTCTACCGCGGCTTTGCTACCTCGCTCGCCGGTACCATCCCCGCGCGGGCCCTCTACATGGGTGCGCTCGAAGCCACGAAGAGCGCCGTCGGTGCTGCCACCCTCCGCCTCGGCGTGCCCGAGACCGCCGCCTCGGttgccgcctccgccgccgccgggcTCAGCGCGGCTGTCGCCGCACAGGTCGTCTGGACCCCCATCGACGTGGTCAGCCAACGCCTCATGGTGCAGGGTTCCGCCGCAGCCGCTGCCAAGTACCGCGGCGGGGTCGACGCCTTCAAGAAGATCCTCTACTCCGACGGCATCCGCGGCCTCTACCGAGGGTTCGGGATGTCGATCCTCACCTATGCGCCATCCAATGCAGTGTGGTGGGCGTCCTACTCCCTCTCTCAGAGGCTAATCTGGGGCTTCATCGGCTACCACATGGGCGGCGGCGGTGAATTAAAGCCGGGACACGGGACAGTGGTGGCGGTGCAGGGCGTGAGCGCGGCGGTGGCGGGGGGAACGTCGGCGGTCGTGACGATGCCGCTGGACACGATCAAGACGAGGATGCAGGTGTTGGACGACGGCGGCGATCGGATGACGATCGGCAGAACAGTGAGGAGCCTCATAAAGGAAGGGGGTTGGCGGGCGTGCTACCGAGGGCTGGGGCCAAGGTGGGCTTCAACATCACTGTCCGCCACCACCATGATCACCACCTACGAGTTCTTGAAGAGGCTTTCAGCCAAAGACGGCTCTTTTCCAG GGAAGGAGTTGAATTAG